From Acidobacteriota bacterium, a single genomic window includes:
- a CDS encoding argininosuccinate synthase, with translation MPRKKAVLAYSGGLDTSVILRTLQERGFDVVAVIVDVGQREDFDAQARRAEAIGATKVYVEDVRREFVTDFIYPAIAGNAVYENRYLLGTALARPLIARRQAEIAIREDADVLSHGATGKGNDQVRFEFAYAALAPQIEVYAPWKDAEFLKRFRGRTDLLNYAEEQGIPIEASSEKPYSMDENLMHKSYEAGLLEDPMQTPTEDMFSLTTSPLDAPDEPTDIEVEFKDARPVRVRDRTAGVEHSDALTLFECLNELGGRNGIGRIDIVENRFVGIKSRGVYETPGGTILHHALRDLEGVAMDREVQRLRDGLSPKFAELIYNGFWFSPEMEFIRAAFLQAERIIDGTVHLRLYKGGVSILGRESPSSLYDQNLSSMDVEGGYDQTDARGFIRLNALRLKAHQVIVGGRS, from the coding sequence ATGCCGCGCAAGAAAGCCGTACTCGCCTACAGTGGCGGTCTCGACACCTCCGTCATCCTGCGCACCCTGCAGGAACGCGGTTTCGACGTGGTCGCCGTAATCGTCGATGTCGGCCAGCGGGAGGACTTCGACGCCCAGGCGCGCCGGGCCGAGGCGATCGGCGCCACGAAGGTCTACGTCGAGGACGTCCGGCGGGAGTTCGTGACCGACTTCATCTACCCGGCGATCGCCGGCAACGCGGTCTACGAGAACCGTTACCTGCTCGGTACGGCCCTGGCGCGGCCGCTGATCGCCCGCCGCCAGGCGGAGATCGCGATCCGCGAGGACGCTGACGTGCTCTCCCACGGCGCCACCGGCAAGGGCAACGACCAGGTCCGCTTCGAGTTCGCCTACGCCGCTCTCGCGCCGCAGATCGAGGTCTACGCGCCGTGGAAGGACGCGGAGTTTCTCAAGCGCTTCCGGGGCCGCACCGATCTGTTGAACTACGCCGAAGAGCAGGGCATCCCGATCGAGGCCTCGTCCGAGAAGCCGTACAGCATGGACGAGAACCTGATGCACAAGAGCTACGAGGCGGGCCTGCTCGAAGACCCGATGCAGACGCCGACCGAGGACATGTTCTCGCTCACGACCTCGCCCCTCGACGCGCCGGACGAGCCGACGGACATCGAGGTCGAGTTCAAGGACGCGCGTCCGGTGCGGGTCCGGGACCGGACAGCCGGCGTAGAGCATTCCGACGCGCTGACCCTGTTCGAGTGCCTGAACGAACTCGGCGGGCGGAACGGCATCGGCCGGATCGACATCGTCGAGAACCGCTTCGTCGGCATCAAGTCGCGCGGCGTGTACGAGACGCCGGGCGGCACGATCCTCCACCACGCGCTGCGGGACCTGGAGGGCGTGGCGATGGACCGGGAGGTCCAGCGCCTGCGGGACGGCCTGTCGCCCAAGTTCGCCGAACTGATCTACAACGGCTTCTGGTTCTCGCCCGAGATGGAGTTCATCCGCGCCGCGTTCCTCCAGGCCGAGCGGATCATCGACGGCACCGTCCACCTTCGCCTCTACAAGGGCGGCGTGAGCATCCTCGGCCGGGAATCACCGAGTTCGCTGTATGACCAGAATCTGTCGTCGATGGACGTCGAAGGCGGCTACGACCAGACCGACGCCCGCGGCTTCATCCGCCTGAACGCGCTGCGGCTGAAGGCCCACCAGGTGATCGTCGGCGGCCGGTCGTGA
- a CDS encoding spondin domain-containing protein, with amino-acid sequence MPRIREPRFAVLAAALLLAFGLPMQTDAQGTDAATYQVTFEGKWNTSSTPDGVVAGAHFTTLIGAVHNSSVTFWTAGGTATAGVEAVAELGATSTFESEYNAVPAANRKALIKESAPSGATGSTTFTIEATQTHPLVTLLSMIGPSPDWFVGVSGLSLRDSQGWRSRFSQDLFPYDAGTENGTEFSLGNTATSPQGTITSIKGQGKFSNSPMATLTFVLQTTQPPPPPPPPPPPPPGGGGPPPPPPEPPPPPPPPPPPPPPPPMPPEAAFTVDIDCPDDPCRVRTGQQVTFTDASSGDVARRLWDFGAGRPSRRNTVRHPWTWTSPGFYTVTLTVTGADTESKTTRVFLVQASEPAGTCEADTETLCLRDSRFAITVDWWRIDGTGGAGSVVHEGTNDSGLFRFFDEDNWEILIKVLDGCSTNGHVWIFGASSTNLGYMIRVTDTVSGMVREYPNEPGVAANAIADASAFPEACQP; translated from the coding sequence ATGCCCCGGATTCGTGAACCGCGCTTCGCCGTGCTCGCCGCCGCGCTTCTGCTGGCGTTCGGATTGCCGATGCAAACGGACGCTCAGGGTACCGACGCCGCGACCTACCAGGTGACCTTCGAGGGCAAATGGAACACCTCGAGCACGCCGGACGGTGTCGTCGCGGGCGCTCACTTCACGACGCTGATCGGCGCCGTCCACAACAGCAGCGTCACGTTCTGGACGGCCGGCGGCACGGCGACCGCGGGCGTGGAAGCCGTCGCCGAACTCGGCGCCACCTCGACCTTCGAGAGCGAGTACAACGCGGTCCCGGCCGCCAACCGCAAGGCGCTGATCAAGGAGTCCGCGCCGTCCGGCGCGACCGGAAGCACGACCTTCACCATCGAAGCGACCCAGACCCACCCCCTGGTGACGCTCCTGTCGATGATCGGACCCAGTCCGGACTGGTTCGTCGGCGTTTCGGGTCTGTCGCTGCGGGACAGCCAGGGTTGGCGGTCGCGGTTCAGCCAGGACCTGTTTCCCTACGACGCCGGCACCGAGAACGGCACGGAGTTCTCGCTCGGCAACACGGCGACCAGCCCGCAGGGAACGATCACGAGCATCAAGGGACAGGGGAAGTTCTCGAACTCGCCGATGGCAACGCTGACGTTCGTTCTTCAAACGACCCAACCCCCGCCACCGCCACCGCCACCGCCGCCACCGCCGCCCGGAGGAGGAGGGCCGCCGCCACCGCCGCCCGAGCCGCCACCGCCACCACCGCCACCACCGCCGCCACCGCCGCCGCCGCCGATGCCGCCGGAAGCCGCGTTCACCGTAGACATCGATTGCCCTGACGATCCCTGCCGCGTCCGCACCGGCCAGCAGGTCACGTTCACCGACGCGAGTTCCGGAGACGTCGCCCGGCGCCTCTGGGACTTTGGAGCCGGAAGGCCGTCGAGACGGAACACGGTCCGGCACCCCTGGACTTGGACCTCTCCCGGCTTCTACACCGTCACCCTGACGGTGACGGGCGCCGACACCGAGTCGAAGACGACCCGCGTCTTCCTGGTTCAGGCAAGCGAACCGGCCGGTACCTGCGAGGCGGACACCGAGACGCTATGCCTGCGGGACTCCCGTTTCGCCATCACGGTCGACTGGTGGCGAATCGACGGAACCGGCGGCGCTGGCAGCGTCGTGCATGAGGGCACGAACGACTCAGGCCTGTTCCGATTCTTCGACGAGGACAACTGGGAGATCCTGATCAAGGTGCTGGATGGCTGCTCGACCAACGGCCACGTCTGGATCTTCGGCGCGTCGTCGACGAACCTCGGATACATGATCCGAGTGACGGACACGGTGTCCGGCATGGTCAGGGAGTACCCCAACGAACCAGGGGTCGCCGCCAACGCCATCGCGGACGCGAGCGCGTTTCCGGAAGCCTGCCAGCCCTAG
- a CDS encoding ABC transporter permease, whose translation MATEATTNTTAGAAPVARSYWHITWRRFRGHRLGMVGLCVVAVLFLVAFLSPILANEQPILCRFDGGFYYPAVVDLVHQVPGTSLIIQKQRPYRLATFDFKREFDPERGDWALWTPVRYGPREIAAEPLAGPSSRHWLGTDQSGRDVLSRMVHGTVVSMKVGFLSMGIAVILGLVFGCIAGYAGGIADLVISRFIEVVQCFPAFFLILAVLAWFPPSIENVMIVIGLTRWVGIARFARGEILRIRETDYALAARSLGVRPAQLVLRHLLPNALAPVLVSVTFGIAVSILIEAGLSWLGFGVQPPDASWGTILRSGYENLFTAGHMIPPACVAIFLAVLSFNLVGDTLRDVIDPRLQAERA comes from the coding sequence ATGGCGACCGAAGCGACGACGAACACAACGGCCGGAGCGGCGCCCGTGGCGCGCTCCTACTGGCACATCACGTGGCGGCGCTTCCGCGGCCACCGCCTCGGCATGGTCGGCCTGTGCGTGGTGGCCGTGCTGTTCCTCGTGGCCTTCCTGTCGCCGATCCTGGCCAACGAGCAACCCATCCTGTGCCGCTTCGACGGCGGCTTCTACTATCCGGCGGTCGTAGACCTCGTCCACCAGGTCCCGGGCACGAGCCTGATCATCCAGAAGCAGCGGCCCTACCGGCTGGCGACCTTCGACTTCAAGCGGGAGTTCGACCCGGAGCGCGGCGACTGGGCGCTGTGGACGCCGGTGCGATACGGCCCCAGAGAGATCGCGGCCGAGCCCCTGGCCGGGCCTTCCAGCCGTCACTGGCTGGGCACCGACCAGTCGGGCCGCGACGTCCTGTCGCGGATGGTGCACGGCACCGTCGTGTCGATGAAGGTCGGCTTCCTGTCGATGGGCATCGCGGTCATCCTGGGCCTCGTGTTCGGTTGCATCGCGGGCTACGCCGGCGGCATCGCCGACCTCGTCATCTCGCGCTTCATTGAAGTCGTCCAGTGCTTCCCGGCCTTCTTCCTGATCCTCGCCGTCCTGGCGTGGTTCCCGCCCAGCATCGAGAACGTGATGATCGTGATCGGCCTGACCCGCTGGGTCGGCATCGCCCGCTTCGCGCGCGGCGAGATCCTGCGTATCCGCGAGACGGACTACGCCCTCGCCGCCCGTTCGCTGGGAGTCAGACCCGCGCAGCTCGTCCTCCGCCACCTGCTGCCCAACGCGCTCGCCCCGGTATTGGTCAGCGTGACCTTCGGCATCGCGGTGTCCATCCTGATCGAAGCGGGACTCTCCTGGCTCGGCTTCGGCGTCCAGCCGCCCGACGCCTCCTGGGGGACGATCCTCCGCTCCGGCTACGAGAACCTGTTCACCGCCGGCCACATGATTCCCCCGGCCTGCGTGGCGATCTTCCTCGCGGTGCTGAGTTTCAACCTCGTCGGCGATACGCTGAGGGATGTAATCGACCCGCGGCTCCAGGCCGAACGGGCCTGA
- the odhB gene encoding 2-oxoglutarate dehydrogenase complex dihydrolipoyllysine-residue succinyltransferase has protein sequence MTYEVTIPEIGESVTEALILRWIKQPGEAIGRDDPLVELETDKVTVEMPCPVAGVLSEIVCAEGETVPIGAVIARIEEGAVAASAAAAQVAAPSTASASTEATAATGGAQGDLLASAEPSAPPAPPAPVPAPEPPPPAPVQTAEADAPAAAEERRILPAARRLIAEHGLDASRIPSTGKGGRLLKSDVTAWLAAREAEPKAPAEAEPEAAPPAPAQPVSPAVGPAPTVAPPAGDRAEERVPMTPIRRRIAERLVESQQQAALLTTFNEIDMSAVIDFRKRYRDTFVERHDVRLGFLSFFVKAAVDALRRFPRLNAEISGTDIIYRNYYDIGIAVSTDRGLMVPVLRSAERLSFAEIEARIADFAGRAREGRIRIDELQGGTFTITNGGIFGSLLSTPIINPPQSGVLGLHAIQDRPMVEGGEIVVRPMMYVALTYDHRIVDGREAVSFLVRIKEAIQDPARMLIEV, from the coding sequence ATGACGTACGAAGTCACCATCCCCGAGATCGGCGAGTCGGTCACGGAAGCGCTGATCCTCCGCTGGATCAAACAGCCGGGCGAAGCGATCGGCAGGGACGATCCGCTCGTGGAGCTCGAGACGGACAAGGTGACCGTCGAGATGCCGTGTCCGGTAGCCGGCGTCCTGTCCGAGATCGTCTGCGCGGAGGGCGAGACGGTGCCGATCGGGGCGGTGATCGCACGGATCGAGGAAGGCGCAGTCGCCGCGAGCGCGGCCGCTGCTCAGGTCGCCGCTCCGAGCACCGCGTCCGCGTCGACCGAAGCGACGGCTGCAACGGGAGGCGCCCAGGGCGACCTGCTCGCCAGCGCCGAACCGTCGGCACCGCCAGCCCCGCCGGCCCCGGTGCCGGCCCCGGAACCCCCTCCCCCCGCGCCCGTCCAGACTGCCGAGGCGGACGCACCGGCCGCGGCCGAAGAGCGACGCATCCTGCCGGCCGCCCGCCGGCTGATCGCTGAGCACGGGCTCGACGCGTCCCGCATTCCCTCCACGGGCAAGGGCGGCCGACTGTTGAAGAGCGACGTGACCGCCTGGCTGGCAGCCCGGGAAGCAGAGCCGAAGGCGCCGGCCGAGGCGGAACCGGAAGCGGCTCCACCCGCGCCGGCTCAGCCGGTGTCGCCCGCGGTCGGCCCCGCGCCGACCGTCGCGCCGCCCGCCGGCGACCGCGCCGAGGAACGGGTTCCCATGACGCCGATCCGCCGCAGGATCGCCGAGCGCCTGGTCGAGTCCCAGCAGCAGGCGGCACTGCTCACCACCTTCAACGAGATCGACATGTCCGCGGTGATCGACTTCAGGAAGCGCTACCGCGACACCTTCGTCGAACGGCACGACGTCCGCCTCGGCTTCCTGTCCTTCTTCGTCAAGGCAGCCGTCGATGCCCTGCGCCGTTTCCCGCGCCTCAACGCGGAGATCTCCGGCACGGACATCATCTACCGGAACTACTACGACATCGGCATTGCGGTGAGTACCGACCGCGGGTTGATGGTGCCGGTCCTGCGCAGCGCCGAGAGGCTGTCCTTCGCCGAAATCGAAGCCCGGATCGCCGACTTCGCCGGGCGCGCCCGGGAAGGCCGCATCCGAATCGACGAACTCCAGGGCGGCACCTTCACGATCACCAACGGCGGCATCTTCGGCTCCCTCCTCTCCACCCCGATCATCAACCCGCCCCAGAGCGGCGTCCTCGGCCTGCACGCGATCCAGGACCGGCCGATGGTCGAGGGCGGCGAGATAGTGGTCCGCCCGATGATGTACGTCGCCCTGACGTACGACCACCGCATCGTCGACGGCCGCGAAGCGGTGAGCTTCCTGGTCCGGATCAAGGAGGCGATCCAGGACCCGGCGCGGATGCTGATCGAGGTCTAG
- a CDS encoding MATE family efflux transporter: MRGAGTVGDGRPVRTELGAVVRLATPVILVQVGMVLMGAVDTMMLGRVSETDLAAGSIGNALSIAVIWSFIGILLAIDPMAAQAFGAGDHRRIRRVLCRGAGMAVLLSVPATLIVLGLDRALPLTGQPQAIVEPAAAYLRGIGPGVIAFLLFMCLRQTLQAMSIVRPALIAIGVANVFNAIANWALIFGHLGFPALGVRGSAYATSGSRWVMLIVVATFGWRHLRRYVGGWKWSWLRPAALRPFLFVGVPIAVQVSLEVTVFSFAAVLIGRLGEAQLSGHQVAISLASISFMVPLGFAGAATTRVGNAIGRRDPVGARRSALVCLSLGAGVMVAFGLVFFSLPQLLARVFSDVPAVVAAAAALIPIAGLFQVADGLQVAAAGVLRGAADTRFPAAVALVGYWVIGMPAGVWLTFERGLGPSGVWWGLTFGLVFVAIFLALRVRWRLWRSGAVGLLPAEAVDDD; this comes from the coding sequence TTGAGAGGGGCGGGAACAGTGGGGGACGGGCGGCCGGTACGAACGGAGCTGGGCGCCGTCGTGCGCCTGGCGACGCCAGTGATCCTGGTGCAGGTGGGAATGGTGCTGATGGGCGCCGTTGACACGATGATGCTGGGCCGCGTGTCGGAGACGGACCTGGCGGCCGGCTCGATCGGCAACGCGCTCAGTATCGCCGTGATCTGGTCCTTCATCGGCATCCTGCTCGCGATCGATCCGATGGCGGCACAGGCGTTCGGCGCCGGCGATCACCGGCGGATCCGCAGGGTGCTTTGCCGAGGTGCGGGGATGGCGGTCCTGCTGTCGGTGCCGGCTACGCTGATCGTGCTTGGACTGGATCGCGCGCTTCCGCTGACGGGTCAACCGCAGGCCATCGTGGAGCCGGCAGCCGCCTACCTTCGGGGCATCGGTCCCGGAGTCATCGCCTTCCTGCTCTTCATGTGCCTGAGGCAGACGCTCCAGGCGATGAGCATCGTGCGGCCGGCCCTGATCGCGATCGGCGTGGCGAACGTGTTCAACGCGATCGCGAACTGGGCGCTGATCTTCGGCCATCTTGGGTTCCCGGCGCTCGGTGTGCGGGGTTCCGCCTACGCGACGTCCGGCTCCCGCTGGGTGATGCTGATCGTCGTGGCCACCTTCGGATGGCGTCACCTGCGCCGCTACGTCGGCGGGTGGAAGTGGTCGTGGCTGCGTCCGGCCGCGCTCCGTCCCTTCCTGTTCGTGGGAGTGCCGATCGCGGTTCAGGTGTCGCTGGAGGTCACCGTGTTCAGTTTCGCGGCCGTGCTCATCGGTCGTCTGGGGGAGGCGCAACTCAGCGGCCACCAGGTGGCGATCAGCCTCGCCTCGATCTCCTTCATGGTGCCCCTGGGTTTCGCCGGCGCGGCGACAACGCGCGTTGGCAACGCGATCGGCCGCCGGGACCCGGTGGGGGCGCGCCGCTCGGCGCTGGTCTGCCTCAGCCTCGGCGCCGGCGTGATGGTCGCCTTCGGCCTCGTCTTCTTCTCGCTTCCGCAGCTACTGGCGCGCGTCTTCAGCGACGTGCCGGCCGTGGTCGCCGCGGCGGCGGCGCTGATTCCGATCGCGGGCCTGTTTCAGGTCGCCGACGGTCTGCAGGTCGCCGCCGCCGGGGTGCTGCGGGGAGCCGCCGACACGCGCTTCCCCGCGGCCGTCGCGCTCGTCGGGTACTGGGTCATCGGCATGCCGGCCGGCGTCTGGTTGACCTTCGAGAGAGGGCTCGGCCCGAGCGGAGTGTGGTGGGGCCTGACCTTCGGGCTGGTCTTCGTGGCGATCTTCCTGGCGCTTCGGGTTCGCTGGCGGCTCTGGCGGAGCGGCGCGGTGGGCCTGCTTCCGGCCGAAGCCGTCGACGACGACTGA
- a CDS encoding 2-oxoglutarate dehydrogenase E1 component, translating to MSEQTGLHSLSLDYVEALLADYHRDPASLDPAWRRYFDALAASGELDNGAIGPELQPSTLFGGNGETARPVAASPATPPATEPRPGPPPAVSAPASASPALTADIELQRRVDDMIRNYRIRGHLYADINPLRNPPVLPEELELEGLGIRDSDLDRTVSTAGIPGADTATVREVLERMRETYCKYISAEFMHIDDLEVRSWLQERMEVSRNRVQLSRNEQVRILRKLIDAAVFEEFIQKKYLGAKSFSLEGAESLIPLLDLAIEKVAAQGAVEIVFGMSHRGRLNVLANIIGKPTRDIFREFEDLDAEQYTGGGDVKYHMGHSSDWTTDHGRRVHLSLSFNPSHLEFINPVAMGRVRAKQDRIGNELRDRAVLFLIHGDAAFAGEGIVQESLNLSQLSPYHIGGAFHVVVNNQIGFTTPPESSRSNTYCTDVAKMLQAPIFHVNGEQPEAVAQVVNVALDFRQRYRRDVIIDLYCYRRRGHNEGDEPAFTQPILYDGIRARDPVRVHYLEHLLELGEIKPEEADVHIEREEKRLEGALATARRMNEKTSPQAYDGVWNAFVGGRMEDTPEPDTGVDHAKLTDYLRRMVVLPEGFNLHRNLRRFLTARAEMAEGKRPVDWAAAEALAFAATADSGNRVRLSGQDCERGTFSQRHAVLHDRVTDENHRPLMNIAENQEPIEIFNSPLSEAGVLGFEYGFSLDYPDGLVLWEAQFGDFVNAAQVIIDQFITSAEDKWNRLSGLVILLPHGFEGQGPEHSSARVERWLLLAAEENMQIVYPSTPAQYFHLLRRQVERAQRKPLVVFTPKSLLRRREVGSSLAELAGGRYQPVLSDPSVVSDEDRAKVRRVLLCAGKVFYDLDAHRREIGVHDHAILRMEQFYPAPKEELDTALSPFPADAEVRWVQEEPRNMGAWSYLRLNFGFLMGGRPLSGVYRPQSASPATGSPSSHKLEQQQLMEAAFGESADPA from the coding sequence ATGAGCGAGCAGACCGGGTTGCACAGCCTCTCCCTCGACTACGTCGAAGCGCTCCTGGCCGACTACCACCGCGATCCGGCGTCGCTCGACCCGGCCTGGCGTCGGTACTTCGACGCCCTGGCCGCCAGCGGCGAGCTGGACAACGGCGCGATCGGACCGGAGCTTCAGCCCTCTACCCTGTTCGGCGGCAACGGCGAAACGGCGCGCCCGGTCGCGGCTTCGCCGGCAACTCCGCCGGCCACCGAACCGAGGCCTGGCCCGCCACCCGCCGTATCGGCGCCCGCGAGCGCGTCCCCCGCCCTGACCGCGGACATCGAACTGCAGCGCCGGGTCGACGACATGATCCGCAACTACCGGATCCGCGGCCACCTCTACGCCGACATCAACCCGCTCCGCAATCCGCCCGTGCTGCCCGAGGAACTCGAACTCGAGGGTCTGGGCATCCGCGACAGCGACCTGGACCGCACGGTGTCCACCGCCGGCATCCCCGGCGCCGACACGGCGACGGTGCGAGAAGTGCTCGAACGGATGCGCGAAACGTACTGCAAGTACATCAGCGCCGAGTTCATGCACATCGACGACCTGGAAGTCCGCTCCTGGCTCCAGGAACGGATGGAAGTCAGTCGCAACCGCGTGCAGCTCAGCCGCAACGAGCAGGTCCGGATCCTGAGGAAGCTGATCGACGCCGCGGTGTTCGAGGAGTTCATTCAGAAGAAGTACCTGGGGGCCAAGAGCTTCTCGCTCGAGGGCGCCGAGAGCCTGATCCCCCTGCTCGACCTGGCGATCGAGAAGGTCGCCGCGCAGGGCGCGGTCGAGATCGTCTTCGGCATGTCCCACCGGGGCCGCCTTAACGTGCTTGCCAACATCATCGGCAAGCCGACCCGGGACATCTTCCGGGAGTTCGAGGATCTCGACGCGGAGCAGTACACCGGCGGCGGCGACGTCAAGTACCACATGGGGCACTCGAGCGACTGGACCACGGATCACGGCCGCAGGGTCCACCTCTCCCTGTCGTTCAACCCGAGCCACCTCGAGTTCATCAACCCGGTGGCGATGGGCCGCGTACGCGCCAAGCAGGACCGGATCGGCAACGAACTGCGCGACCGGGCGGTGCTGTTCCTCATTCACGGCGACGCCGCCTTCGCCGGCGAGGGAATCGTCCAGGAGTCGCTCAACCTGTCGCAGCTTTCGCCCTACCACATCGGCGGTGCGTTTCACGTCGTCGTCAACAACCAGATCGGCTTCACCACGCCGCCCGAGAGCTCGCGCTCCAACACCTACTGCACCGACGTCGCGAAGATGCTCCAGGCGCCGATCTTCCACGTCAACGGCGAGCAGCCCGAGGCAGTGGCCCAGGTCGTCAACGTCGCGCTCGACTTCCGCCAGCGCTACCGCCGCGACGTGATCATCGACCTCTACTGCTACCGGCGGCGCGGGCACAACGAGGGTGACGAACCCGCCTTCACCCAGCCCATTCTCTACGACGGCATCCGGGCCCGGGATCCGGTCCGGGTCCACTACCTGGAGCACCTGCTCGAACTCGGCGAGATCAAGCCCGAGGAGGCGGACGTCCACATCGAACGCGAGGAGAAACGGCTCGAGGGAGCGCTGGCCACCGCCCGCCGGATGAACGAGAAGACGAGTCCGCAGGCCTACGACGGCGTCTGGAACGCCTTCGTCGGCGGGCGCATGGAAGACACCCCGGAGCCGGACACCGGAGTCGACCACGCCAAGCTGACCGACTACCTGAGACGGATGGTCGTGCTGCCCGAGGGATTCAACCTGCACCGCAACCTGCGGCGCTTCCTCACAGCCCGCGCCGAAATGGCCGAAGGAAAACGGCCCGTCGACTGGGCCGCGGCGGAAGCGCTCGCCTTCGCCGCCACCGCCGATTCCGGCAACCGCGTGCGGCTGAGCGGCCAGGACTGCGAGCGCGGGACCTTTAGCCAGCGCCACGCCGTGCTCCACGACCGGGTGACGGACGAGAACCACCGGCCGCTGATGAACATCGCCGAGAACCAGGAGCCAATCGAGATCTTCAACAGCCCGCTGTCGGAGGCCGGCGTGCTCGGCTTCGAGTACGGCTTCAGCCTGGACTACCCGGACGGCCTCGTGCTCTGGGAGGCCCAGTTCGGCGACTTCGTCAACGCGGCCCAGGTGATCATCGACCAGTTCATCACCAGCGCCGAGGACAAGTGGAACCGACTGAGCGGCCTCGTCATCCTGCTGCCCCACGGCTTCGAGGGCCAGGGTCCGGAGCACTCGAGCGCCCGCGTCGAGCGCTGGCTGCTGCTCGCCGCCGAAGAGAACATGCAGATCGTCTACCCCTCGACGCCGGCGCAGTACTTCCACCTGCTGCGGCGCCAGGTCGAGCGCGCCCAGCGCAAGCCGCTCGTCGTCTTCACGCCGAAGAGCCTGCTGCGCCGCCGGGAGGTGGGCTCGTCCCTGGCCGAACTCGCCGGCGGCCGCTACCAACCGGTCCTGTCCGATCCTTCCGTTGTCAGCGACGAGGATCGGGCGAAGGTGCGACGGGTCCTCCTCTGCGCCGGCAAAGTGTTCTACGACCTCGACGCCCACCGCCGGGAGATCGGAGTGCACGATCACGCGATCCTGCGGATGGAGCAGTTCTACCCGGCCCCGAAGGAGGAGCTCGACACAGCGCTGTCCCCCTTCCCGGCCGATGCCGAGGTTCGCTGGGTGCAGGAGGAACCGCGGAACATGGGCGCCTGGTCCTACCTGCGGCTCAACTTCGGCTTCCTGATGGGCGGCCGGCCCCTTTCGGGCGTCTACCGCCCGCAGTCGGCCAGTCCCGCGACCGGCTCTCCGAGCAGCCACAAGCTGGAGCAGCAGCAACTGATGGAGGCGGCGTTCGGCGAGTCGGCCGACCCCGCGTGA
- a CDS encoding ABC transporter permease, with translation MLSYILRRLVTGLVTLFGISVISFFIIQLVPGDPAQIQTSQIADAAVSERVYQQLRELYGLDKPIPVQYANWVGKLVVGDFGSSFHDGRRVSAKIGEALWPTLSVALLSFMLTLIISTPIGIYSALRQGGGFDRSVSTGLYMLYSVPNYVAGMLLILYLGVKWDLLPFRGMRSDGYDEMTTLGQMWDLAQHYVLITFCFTFGNLAYYSRFIRQNLLEVVRQDYIRTARAKGLGERSVVLKHAFTNSLIPLISLIGLTLPFVLGGSVILEYMFNWPGLGRLYFESVLQRDYPTIMALNFITALLVLGITFIADLTYGLVDPRISYEK, from the coding sequence TTGCTCAGCTACATCCTCCGCCGGCTCGTCACCGGACTGGTCACCCTGTTCGGCATCTCGGTCATTTCGTTCTTCATCATCCAGCTCGTACCGGGCGATCCGGCCCAGATCCAGACCTCCCAGATCGCCGACGCGGCGGTCTCGGAGCGCGTCTACCAGCAGTTGCGGGAGCTCTACGGCCTCGACAAGCCGATCCCCGTGCAGTACGCGAACTGGGTCGGCAAACTGGTCGTGGGCGACTTCGGTTCGTCCTTCCACGACGGCAGGAGGGTGTCGGCGAAGATCGGCGAAGCGCTGTGGCCGACGCTGTCGGTGGCGCTGCTCTCCTTCATGCTGACCCTGATCATCTCGACGCCGATCGGGATCTACAGCGCGCTACGGCAGGGTGGCGGCTTCGATCGCTCGGTCAGCACCGGCCTCTACATGCTCTATTCCGTGCCGAACTACGTCGCCGGCATGCTGCTCATCCTCTACCTCGGCGTGAAGTGGGACCTGTTGCCCTTCCGCGGCATGAGGTCCGACGGCTACGACGAGATGACGACCCTCGGCCAGATGTGGGATCTGGCCCAGCACTACGTCCTGATCACCTTCTGCTTCACCTTCGGCAACCTGGCCTACTACTCCCGCTTCATCCGCCAGAACCTGCTGGAGGTGGTGCGCCAGGACTACATCCGCACCGCCCGCGCCAAGGGCCTCGGCGAGCGGAGCGTGGTGCTCAAGCACGCGTTCACGAACAGCCTGATCCCGCTGATCTCGCTGATCGGCCTCACCCTCCCCTTCGTGCTGGGCGGCAGCGTGATCCTCGAGTACATGTTCAACTGGCCGGGCCTGGGCCGCCTGTACTTCGAGTCCGTCCTCCAGCGCGACTATCCGACGATCATGGCGCTCAACTTCATCACCGCCCTGCTCGTGCTCGGCATCACCTTCATCGCCGACCTGACCTACGGTCTGGTCGACCCCCGCATCAGCTACGAGAAGTGA